TTACAGCATCTTCAGCTACATTTAAAATCTCCAATTTATCCTCCAATTAACTAATATTAGCAAAAAACTCTCTCCTTAACTCTACGTTATCTTGGAAAATTCCAATTGCATAAATCGTTTGTAATTTCAAATTATTCTTATCTTTTTCTTCACAACATGCAACACAATCATGTACTGCTTCAATAGTAACAATGGCTCCTTTAGGAAGTAAATAATCATTTAAAGCTTTCGCTATTTCCATGGTTAATCTTTCTTGAAGTTGCAATCTTTTTGTGAAACAGTTAATCAATTTAATAATTTTACCAATACCAAATATTAATTTATCAGGAATATATCCAATACTGATTTTACCCTTCATTGGAACAATATGATGTTCACAATATGAAGTAAATTCAGTATTTTTTAAAATTACCATATCGTTGTAACCTTCATTAAGCAATACCGAATCTCGAATAGAAAGTGTATCTACTTTATATCCTGAAAAGAAACCTTTATAAACATCTAATACACGCTTAGCAGTATTAACAAGACCTTCCCTATTTGGATCATCACCTATCCACCTTATTAATAAATTAACAGCTTCTTCCGCTTCACTATCAGAAGGTTTACTACTTCCCATAAATTCTCACTTATTAATTTAATGATTCAAAACCGCTAATTACCTCTATTAGGTCAGTAGTTATAGACGCTTGTCTAGAACGATTATATTCCAGTGCTAACTTATTTAACATATCCTTAGTATTCCGATTTGCAGACTCCATAGCAATCATACGAGAACAATGTTCACTAGCAGAATTTTCTAAAAAAGCAACATACATTAAATTTAATACATAACCCAAACTTACAGTAGATAAAATATCAATATACGTTGGCTCATACTGATACATTTCTCTTAACAATACCGAAATTTCAAGATTATAAGGTATTAATTCTTGGGCATTAGGTTTTTGTAATATAGTACTATAAAACTTATTAAACAATATTATAACATTATCAAACTGATCAAAGTTAATACCGCTATTATATACAAAAAGCTTAAAATACAAAAAATCTGTAATAGATTTGGTATTAGAGAATACATCCAATATCTTACCTGAGTACTGGCTACACATCATATCATATGCTTTTTTCCCAAAAAAAATTAATTTTACCTCTTTATTATTATTTTCTAAATTAGAGATATAAGATTTACTAAATTTAACTATCAAATTATTAAAGTTACCACATAACCCTCTGTCAGAAGACATTATAATCAACAAAATTTTTTCTTTCTTAGACACAGAAACAAGATCATGTGTCATACCTGGGGTAACATAATCTACAATAGCACTGAGCTCTAATAAATGCTTCTTAGCATTTTCTAATTTCTGCTGGACACGATGCAACTTAGCAGCAGATATCATCTGCATAACCTTAGTAGTCTTTTGTATAGATTTTACGCTTTTTATTCTTGACAACAAAGCTTTAAGATTAGCCATAAACCTAAAATTAAAAATACCTGCTTAAAGTATATTATCTTTTAGTAGCTATACAAGAATTTTATAAATATAAAACGCTACTTCCATAAATAGCATTACCTATCTTGTATTTTTGATTTTCTCTTAACTTCAGGAGAAGGCAAAGGCACTACAGAACCTAATGAAGCATTACTAATCAGTTCTTGCTTTACAGTAACAGTACTATCTCCCTTGCTTTCCTCCTTTTTTAAAGACACATCTTCTAAAGTCTTACCCTTATTATGCGCTAAATCTAGTCTTAAATCACAAAAATCTGAAAAAGACGCACTCTTTTTAACAATTATATTAGAATTTTCTTTGTAATCTTTACCTTTATTCTTTGCACCTTTTGGTACCAATTGTGACTGCTCTTGATCTTTTTGAGCAATACCACAATCTGATAAATTTTTCACAGCATCATCACTATATTGCATCGGCTTCCATCCTCTCTTAGAAAGCTTGAGAATATATTCATCGTCAGTACCAATCAAAGAACGTTTTGTAGTCGAAACTTCTTCATTACTTTTAGAGTAGTCTATAGTTCTTGGTACCAATCCCGGCATTAAAACCTTCTGTCTATTTTTTATTGTTTTATTGGTATCATATATATTATCAGCAGATGAAGATTTTCTTGTATCTCCTAACACCTTAACTTTTTCATAACTTTTATCCTGAGAATACTCTACAGTTTTTACCTTGTGTTCCTCTCCTTTTTGTTTATCGAATAAATTATCATCAGAAATACCCTCCCTAATTTCAGCTACTGAATCTTTTGATTCCACTGTTTTTAATTGATGATACTGGCCATGTACAGATTTAGGAACAGATGCTATAGCTGTCAATCTAGTTGTTAAAGAAAACTCTAAATCAGATGATGAACCTACAACATGTATACCTTCTACCTGTAGACATACTTTTTTACACACATCTTGATATTTTTTCAATTCATCTCCATATGTTTGTTTCAGCAAAACTTCACAAGCTAATGGAACATTTAAGCATGATACAGCTTTTAAATTCTCATGTAATATACATAGATTATTTTTATATTGTTTGAATATTGCATTACAAGTTTGACTAATTAACTCTCGTTGGAATGCTTTACTGCTTAATTTATATAACATTTTTCGATATTCTAAAAACGTACCACTAAATTCCTTACATAAGAATTTTACTTGACGTTCAAGTAATTTTTGTCTTTCAGAAGAATTCATAGATTCCTGAAAAGAAGAATTCATAGATTCCTGAAAAATTTCTATGCGTTTTTTCAAGGCCATGCTACTATCTAAAAAGCGTGATTTCTCTTCCTGTAAAACTAATGTATTTGGTAAACCCAACACTAATAATTTCATAGACACTTCATCTTGATCTATAGGTGAATACATATCTTCAGACTTTACATGTGGTAACAATGTTTCACTTTCTTCCATCGCATCTAATCTAGCTTGAGATCCAAATGCCACTAAAGACTGAGATGCAATACTAGCCTGCAGATCAGGACCTAAAGCGCCAACATCATGACCATCTTTATCTAATGCACATGCCCCTAAAGGCTGAGATGCAATACTAGCATGTGAATCATGATCTTCATCTAATGAAGTTGTAGATTTAACCTCTGAATCATGATCTTCATCTAATGAAGTTGTAGATTTAACCTCTGAATCATGATCTTCATCTAATGAAGTTGTAGATTTAACCTCTGAATCATGATCTTCATCTAATGAAGTTGTAGATTTAACCTCTGAATCATGATCCTCATCTAATGAAGTTGTAGATTTAACCTCCTGATTGAGAAAATCTTTATTTCTCTGCTCCTTCCATCTTCCATCCCTTAAAGCATCCTCCAATTTTATTCCACCAACATAAATGCAACAGCGATCAAAATGTATCCTTTCACCATGCTTTCCATACTTTTCTACATCCTTATCAGCCAATGATATACTACCATCAGAATCGACTATAACATTAACCACTTGTTCTTTTGCACCTTTTGGAACAACAGGTTTCCAAGATAATTTAAGTTTTATAGATCCATCAGTAACAACATAATTTCTTTTCTTACCAACACTTTGTACATATCCTCTATCTTCATCAGAAAAATTAAATTTTACTGTTTGTAATCTATGCTCTTGACAAAAATTACTATTCAATAATTTACTTGCTTGTAATTTTCCACCACCCATATTAGTAGACAATATACCACCCATTATATCAAACCGTACATCGTCATACTTCATGTTTTGTTTTAACTGAACATAATTTTTAAGTTTAGAAATACATTGAGACTTAATGTCGTAGTATCTATCCCTACCATTCATTAAAGATTGTAAAACATCAACTTGCTCACCTGAAAATCTTCTACTAATTTTCTTAGAATCATCAATAAATCTTGCAATCTGAGATGGAAAAATTCCTAATTTATTTTTTACAGAAAGTAAAGCCCCGCGAGATACTAAAAATTCTACAAGTTTAACATGGTCAAGCGTTATCATTTCAGGAGAAGATATCATAAAAATCAACAAACTATGTAAAGGTGTATTACCATCTTTATCCCTTCTATTTATATTACTTCCAGTTGATAATACTGCTTCAACTGTTTCTCTTGAACCAGTAATAACAGCTTTATGTAAAGATGAACTACCATGTATATCCACATTATTTATGCCAATAGTCGCATAATTTTTACGAATATAGTCATACAAATCAGCATTACCAGCTTCAGCACAATTTACTAACATAGAATTAAAATCACATGCATCAGATATTTTTCTTTTGCCTAATAATTCTTCTATTTTTTTTACTAAAGTATATGCACCAGGAACAGCCGCTATACTTTCTATCCCATTTTCAAATCTTAAATTTCTATTATCAAATAATAGATTTTGTAGTAATTCTGGATCTACATCTTTTAAACAACGTACAATCGTCTCAATAAGTTCTAACAATCTTATATTATCATTCTTGATTTTTCCAGCAGCAATGTCCCTACACAATTTCTGCAAAATATTGTCACCATTAGCATCTGTATTAACTAAAGTTTTCCTAATAACATTATCATTCAATATTTTTCGTAGTCTCGCATAATTTATATCAGCAACACTTTTATATTTAACAGACTCATCACCTAAAATATTGCTACAAATTTCATAACACAAATCACTAAATTTACACTGTAGAACTTTAGATGCTTTAATTTCATTGCTAACATCATAAGTAGAATCATATTCAAGAAATGTACTTTTTGCTTTACTAAACCTTTGATTATGATGCTCACTTACTCGAGAATCTTGCATCAATATCTTTATAAGTGGAATAACACTACTTTCTTCTAACCCTTGTAACATATCAAGAACTGTATCACCACACTCATTTCTGCAATTAATATCAAAACCATGATTTCTTATTAGTTTAGTAAATAAATACTGTACTTTCTTATCTGATAATTTGTCTGGATTCCATTTTAAAAAATCTACACATTTATGTAATAAGGTATTCCCATGGTTATCAGTAATATTCGGATTTAATTTCTTGTTAGAATTTAGCAAAGCTTCTATAAAATTAACATTACCAGATAAAACAGCACGCTCAACAATAGACGTTTCTTCTGATAAAGTTCTAAGTTGTAATACTGATGCACTAGGAGCTCTATTAATTGCTCCAGTATACTCACGAATACTTCCACCTTTCTGAATTAGAGATTCTATCTCATTCTGACTATCTAGTATTTCTTTTTTATCTTTACTAACAACAATTTTACTTTCTGGTAATATATTTGCCATTTCATCAGCTAATGAACTCGATAAACCTTCATGTTGGCTAGACGGAAAAACTGCTGTATCATCTTGAGGTGCTTCTAACTGAGTTATTGATATTGCTGGAGATACCCCTGATGAATCACCAATCTCATTACGATTGCCAAATAATGCTTCTGCACAAGCTGCAAAATTAGATTCATAAGACAGCAAGGATTCCTTCTTTACAGGATCAGAAGTATTTTTCACTATATGCAACAATTTTTTTTGTTGCTTAATGAGATCAGATCTTTTTTTAGTACCAATTCTTTCTAAAAATGCCCTAGATAATTCTTGACTTTCACTAACAAAAATAGCATTAAGGACTTCTCTATTATACTTATTTTGTGATAGCTTCTCGATACTACCATCTAATTTTTGCGATAATATCAGATTAAAAGCTTCTTCACGTACTTTTAAATCCTGTACTCGACCCTCAGCAACATAATACAACAGCCCTTTTCCCCTACGATCTGAAGCTGTTGCTAATTTTTTATCATTTTTAATTAAATTTTCAAACTCAAAATTACCTTTTTCATCTTTCATCCCACTATAAGCACAAAGATGTGCTAAATTAGCTTTTTGGGATGTTTTTGAATTTATATCTCCACAAAGTAAC
This Ehrlichia japonica DNA region includes the following protein-coding sequences:
- the atpG gene encoding ATP synthase F1 subunit gamma; amino-acid sequence: MANLKALLSRIKSVKSIQKTTKVMQMISAAKLHRVQQKLENAKKHLLELSAIVDYVTPGMTHDLVSVSKKEKILLIIMSSDRGLCGNFNNLIVKFSKSYISNLENNNKEVKLIFFGKKAYDMMCSQYSGKILDVFSNTKSITDFLYFKLFVYNSGINFDQFDNVIILFNKFYSTILQKPNAQELIPYNLEISVLLREMYQYEPTYIDILSTVSLGYVLNLMYVAFLENSASEHCSRMIAMESANRNTKDMLNKLALEYNRSRQASITTDLIEVISGFESLN
- the folE gene encoding GTP cyclohydrolase I — encoded protein: MGSSKPSDSEAEEAVNLLIRWIGDDPNREGLVNTAKRVLDVYKGFFSGYKVDTLSIRDSVLLNEGYNDMVILKNTEFTSYCEHHIVPMKGKISIGYIPDKLIFGIGKIIKLINCFTKRLQLQERLTMEIAKALNDYLLPKGAIVTIEAVHDCVACCEEKDKNNLKLQTIYAIGIFQDNVELRREFFANIS